CCGCGCCGAAACGCGGATCGTGATGATCGCGGACTGACCCTGCTCCTGTGCAGCGACGGCCTCACCGACATGGTCACCAGCGAGGTCATCGGCAGCACTTTGAGTACAACCCACCTGAGCCTTCAACTTCGAAACGAGAAAGTTGACGTACATCCAGCCTCCTTCTCCGCCGCGGGCATCGCCTTGAGCAGTCCTACTTAATATTGGCCGAGGCCGAAGTCGGAATGCGCCGCGCATGGCGGCGGCCTTTTTGCTTCTGGACGGAAGCCCGCCTATGAGCCTGTCGAAACCGAAAATCTTTCGACCTAACTTTTTCTATGTCCGGCTCACGCCTGATATCGGCTGCTAACGTTTCCGCTCTTAAGTTGGCCCGCGTCTTCGACTGAAGGTCGCACTCCCATACCACGAAAACGTGCCATCCTTGGGCTAGCAACGCATCTTGGACCTGTGCATCTCGCGCGACGTTTCGGTCAAACTTATCCGTCCAGAACTGCGTGTTGCTCTTCGGCGTAGAGGCAACCTTGCAGCCCTCGTGTCGATGCCAGAAGCAACCGTGAACAAATACGACTGTGCGATGCTTTGGAAAAACCAAGTCGGGTTTGCCGGGAAGGCCCTTCTTGTGAAGCACGTAGCGAAGGCCCAAACGGTGGAGCGCCCTTCGGAGAGTGACCTCCGGCGCGGTGTCGTTAGATCGGATTCGCGCCATTCTAGCGGAGCGCTCCGCGGGCGAGAGGAAGTCGGCCATATCCTAGCCCTTGGCCCTGTTCGCCATCAGTTCGTAGAAAGGCAGGCCCTTGATCGCCTGACCCGCGACGTCGAAAGACTTGTAGAGACAATGATGGTTGGGCAAGACTTTGATCCGCTCTGCAATTTCGCCTGCGGAGCTCGCCAGACCCAACGCACTTAGTTCTGCAGCCGTCACGTTGGGAACCTTGTGCACGAACCAAGTCAACAGCGGTTCCCTGTAATCGGTTGCGTTTACTTTGAAATGCCGGAGGTATTGTGAGGCGAGAATTACACCACAGCCGAATTCTCGCCCCTGCAGGAGCAACTTGCGAAGGACGTCAAACTCATAGCGCATGATGTTATCAGCTTCGTCGACCAGCAAATAAGAGTCGATGGCGCGAAGTTGGGGGCTCGTTCCAACGAACGGTCGCTTCGGCGTCCGGAGCATGCTCTCGTAAAACATGTTCAGCATTACGGCGACGAGCATGTTTTTGCTTCGGTCGTCCTGGCCTAGTGCATCAAGCGAAATTACCACCGCGCCATCAAGGAAGTCGGCGAATGGCTTCGTCTTTGCCGGATCGGGCTCAAAGATCTCCATGTCCACCAAGTCGTCGATGATCGACATCGGGGAATCCGATTTGCCATCCAACAGGTCAGCATATGCGGCATGGACGTCATAAATAGTCGGGGCTCGCGCAGCATGATTTTCGTAGGCGTTTCTCACGGCGCGCTTCAGCTTATCCCGCTGGACCGGCCCGATCCCTGAATAGATCTTGTCGAGCACGTCGGCAAAGAACCGGAAACGGTCGAGCCAAGGCACCATCGACTCTTCCATCCCAGTCGTATCGAAAAGATTGAGTGGAAGATGATAAGGCTTCACCACCCTCGCCCCAGTGGCCTTGACGAAGTCGTCGCTGCTGTAGTCGCGCTTGTAGTCGAAAATCAGAATGCGGGGCTTTATCCCCCTGTTACTCGGTCCAGAAGAAGTGATCTGGAAGACCAGGGATTTTAAGAGTTGGGTTTTTCCTGTGCCGAGATCTCCGACCACGCCCATGTTGAGCTGATTGAGCCTCGTATCGGATAGCAGTAGCGAAACGTCACGGTGCTCGAACCCGTCGACCGTCATGCCGAGCGCGAGCTCCACGCCACTCCCGACGACATCGGCTTGCGGATGGGGAGGCATCTCCTCAGCGATAAGCTCAGGCGTCGCGTCGGGCGAAGCAGCGTCAGCGCCCACCTCGGCGGGGTTGGGATCGGCAAGGATGATCGGTTCGGCGACAAGTTCCGATGGACCGCCTATGGCCGTGTCGGCAGCCTCGTCCGCATGGCCCGCGCTCTTTGCTCCCATCGACCAATCTGCAACCTTTGCCCGGACACTATCGTAAAAGGCCTGCGCGTCTCCCGCGACAATCCGTCCGGCGTCGCGGGCCCCAATGACCATGGTTTCCTCAAAACCGTCGCCATCGCGATCCGTCGCATCGCTTATTGGGTTGTCATCGACGACTATGAGGCGACCGCGGCCGTCGACAGTAACGTTCTGGTTCGCGCCGAGGACTGCGCGGGCGATCCTCTCGTGGAATCCAGCCCAGTCCGCCGAGGCGCCGGCCAGATCCTGATGTGCACTGTATACCCTCATTCCGAAGCCGATGATCGAGAGCAGAAGATGCTGGTAGACGAGACGCCAAGCCGACAGGGCCTCCTCTTCCTTCGCCAGTGTGCAGAGCAGATCCGCCAATGACCTTGCCTGCCCGAGGGCATCCTTGACATCGGCTGTCGGGAACACAGAGCCAAGTCGGCACTTCACCTCGATTGGAGTCAAGTGGATGCGAGTGTTCTCGGAGCCCAAGGTGATACCAACAACCAGTAGGTCCGGTCGCGCCAAAGTCGCGTCGGGCCGATCCTTGCTCAACGCTCGCGATAGGTCATCAAGATATCCCCGGAATGGATCGACCGGGATCACCAAGGAGATAGTTGGTTGGTCGCTACTCCCACCGATCACGGGCAACAGGCTATTGGCGCTTGATCCTAGTCGGAACCGATCCTGCAGCAGACGGGCGGCAACGAAAAGACCAAGATCGCCTGTCGCTCCCGTATCGTCGCCGGCGAGTCCGCGAATCGTCGGGATTCCGCGGCGTGCAACTTCAAGGAGGATGTCTTCCACGCGTGCATCGTCCAAGGCTTCACAACTGGGCAGACGAGATAGCACCTTCCTGAGGCCGTCGCGGTCCGAGGCCTTTACTCGTGAGAGCAAGTAATAGCCGTTGGTGTCCCCGGCGCGGTGCGAATAGGAGGGGAGGTCGTAGTCCCAAAGGTACGATTGCGGGAGCCAGCCTCCAAGAAAGCACGCCGGGTCCACAGCAGACGACGAAACGGCTACGAAATCGGTCTTTTTCTCCTCGAGCATATCGCCGATTGCGTGGACGTTTGGGGCGAAGCGAAGACCCGCCAACTGGTCGCCCGTGTTCTCCAGGGCCCCAATGCAGGCGGCGACCTTGTCTGCTAGTGGATCGCCCGAAGTGCCTGCGGGTCGCGCCTGCCGCGATTCGCTCAAGAAAAAACCTGGAAGCTGGCGGCGCACCCTATGACGGATGAGCCCCCCTGCCCCCAGGGCAGACAGTGACGGCGTTTCCGAAACTTCCGGCTCGGATGAGTCGAGCTGTGCGATAATGCCCAGGTCCAGGCCCGTCCCTCCCTGGTGGCCGGAGAACCACCTGACATGATTCCGGGTGTCCTCCGAGAGGTTGGCGATCGTTGCTTCGTCCGGCCTCGCCGCCTCCGTTCTGGTGTCGAATACGTCAAGGCGCCGGGGACCAGATGCGTGGCGCCGGGCCAGCTTGCCTCCTTCAGCGTAGCGGGCGCCTGACCAAGCAACGAGGCCTTCGTTGCAGGAATCGGTCGCGCCGCCTGCGCTAGTAACAACGACGCTTATGACTGGCTTGGCGCAGAGCACGTTCGAGACGTCGTCCAGCGCGCGCTCGACCTGGCTCGCACTAAAGCCCGTGGAAATTCCACCAACCGAAAGGCCAAGCGCCGGCCCGAAAGGCGCGTGCTTGGATCTCTCGGGCAAAGTGCGCAAGCGCATCCCGTTCCAGAGCACCGACCAGTAGTCAGAGTTTGACTCGACGGCCACGAACGGCACGTGCTCAATTCCCTCGGGAGAGACAACCGGCATTCGCAGGATATCCGGCACCATGCCAGGATCGAGCACGCCTACGGCCGGGCAAGGCCGACCACTTGAGGCCGATGCCTCCAGCACGCCTTGGGCCACGGCATGCCAAGCCAAGCGCAAGGGATGCAGGGGCGAAAGAAGGATAGCGTCAGGCACGCGAGACAATGTGCGACCGCCCGGCTCAAGCGACGCTATCGCGACGACATCGGACCACGTCGCCACCTCGGGGCTCGCCTTCAGCCACGCTGCGTAGGCATCGAGGTATTGCTCAATGAGCTCCGGAAAGGATTCGTGGCGGCCCAACCACTCTCCCAGCGGGGCAGCTTCAACGAGGCCAGATTGATCGTCTGGCCCTCGGATTAGGGCGGCAATCGCTCGCCGCGCGTCGACGAAGGCGCTGGGCGGATCAAAGTGGCTTGCCGGTGGGCGCGGATCCTGGAGAAACCGGCCAGCAGACAAAATACGTCCGGTATCCTCCCCCCACTTCGGTTGCACCCACTGCTCGCCGTAGTCTTCAGCGAGAACAAGTGGCAGGTGGGATAGAGAGACATCCTCGTCCTGGAGCATCCATCCCTGCAAGCTGCTCGTCCGTGCGCTCCGATTCAGCTGCACAACCGGCTTCGAACCCAGCTGATCGACATGTCTGCGGTTCAGCTTGATCAACCGCTCGAACTCGCTTCTGCAGCCATCCTCGACAACGTCTTCGCAAGAAAGGAATACGCGGCACGTCTCAGAAGCGACCTTCCCGTTTGGCAAGGTGCGATCGAACGCGATGTCGACCTGATACGAGCCGTCGGCCTCAACCTCGAGCTGATGGAGGCCCGGCCGGATCTCCTTTAGCGAAAGCTCTTGGGAGCCGTCGCCGCCATTGTCATCGCCGCCCGCTGTCCCGCTCGCACGGTCGCCAAGCGTTAAGCCGGGCGAAACAAATACCAGCAGCTCGTATCGACCAGACCCCGGAAGCGAGACACTGGTCTCCCAGTTCGCGCCTCGCGTTCGCCTAGCGGGCGCTTTTGGCGCTGCGATTTTCCTAGCGAGCCGGCACGCCACAAAGATGCCAGGAAGCCAAGTTGCCAGCGATATCACCTTTACAGAACCCGGCCTGTGGTTCTCAGCGCTGGCCTTGTACTGTATGGGCGACCGGTGCTGGGGGGGAGCAGCGTCCGTGAATTCGGCCTCGCCTTGAACGTCGATGGCGCCAGGAAATCCGCCCGCGTTTTTACCGGGCGAGCGCTCGACTGTCACCGCAATAGGTTCCTCGCCATCCACTCCTGCTCGGATGGCGAATTGGACCTCGGCCTCCACCAGCAATGGGACTCCCTTCGAGGCCGGCAACAAAGGATTGAGGCACTCCAGCCGGATGTCACCCGTAATCTCTGGTTCGTCGCTTAGTAGTTCGGCCCATAGCTCGGTCGTCAGGCCCAGCCACCAGACCGGCGGATCAACGAGGCTCAGGCCTACAGCTGGTGCGTAGAATGCTTCCGGGGCTCGCTCTAGAGCCGTGGCAACGTCACACGTCGACCGAATGTGCTGGAGGAAGGCTTCAAGTAACGGCTTTTGGTCTGCCGTTGCTGCGTCGATCGCAGTTGCGAGCCCAGACCTGAAGCCATCGGACAGCGCCGCAGCAACGCCATCGAGACTAGCGTGCTGCTCGCTTGACGAAAGCTTGTTGTCAGACATTGGCGGCACGCCGCAGGCGAGGCTGATACCACGCGAAGGAGTCAGGAGGGAGTCGCTGACTGCGAATATACGGGACATAAGCCGCCACGCGGCTTGACGACTATCCTTGTCCTGGTCAACGTCGTCGACCGCTCGCATAGCGCGTTGCACAAGCTCGGCAGCGCTGTCCCACTGTTCGGCTGAGGCGCCAGCCGCCGTGAGGGACGCGGTAACCGCGCGCTGAACAAAGGTGTCCGCCCACCACTCGTCGAATGGCACGTTGGCGCCGTTGCTCGTCCCGGAGACGCCGAATTCGTCAGTCGTCGATGATACCGACCGGATCGCGTGTTGCCGAGGTGGGACTAAGGCAAGGTAACTTGAAGCGGTTGGCGAATTCCGCAAATCCAGTAAATGAGTTTCGTCGCATCGCCCGGAGGCCCCGATCGGTGGATTAGCGGCGCCGGGCTCGTGCTTCGCGACTTGAAGGAGGATCGGCAACCCGAGGCTATTGGTTTGGCCCGTGAGAAGGTCGTAAACTTCGCTAAGGATTTCCAGCGGAGGTCCGTGAAAGATCAGCCTCGACTCGCCGCCGCTGACGCCCCCGGCGAATGTTTCAACTACGCGTGACCGAATCTCGTCGGAAAGCCAGACAGCGAGCTTGCTCATCGCGCCCCACCCGTGTGGTCCTGTCGAACTACAGCAAATGGCGGAACCAGAAGCATTCCGCTCTCCGCGTCGGGACTATCTAGCACGAGGCCTAACATGCGTAACTGGTGGCCCAAGTCGTTTTGAGCAATGTCGCGATGGTCCACGGCAATCCCGTAGGCGGCCATATGCTGGGCAAGCCTATGCACGGATCGAGGGCCAGCAAGGCCCGCCAGCGAACAGTGTACCAAGGCAAGCACAGCCACCGGACCGGGAGCGCATACCCATGGACTCGACTTTGCCGCTCCTCGTTTGCGCAAGACATAGCCTTGGTCATAACCGCGCAAGATTGGGTTCGCGGCCTGACGCTGGTAGAGAACGTGCCGCCCGAACTCCATGAGATTCGCTCCCACGCCCTTGCGACATAGAAGCGCCCGAGCCTCCCTATCGGCAAGATCGTCAACCAGGCTCATGACCTCGAGCAGCTTCGGCCGATTTTCACCGACGTGACGGCAAAAGGCGCCTAGGTCGTCAGCAGAGGAAAGTTTCCCCGCGTAGGCTACGCCTGCCTCCTCAAGGCTCCAGAGCACGGCATTCATTCCGAGGCGTGAGCGTAGGTACTTCGAGGTACGGTCCTTAAGCTCCGAAACCGCACCGGTGCCGTAACTGAGGTAGCTCAGCACGCGAGGGTAAAACAGCCTCCGGGAATCATCTGGGACCGTCTGGCCGTCCATCGAAAGCTGCACGCGGTCCCAAGTCATCTTCTGCACTTCGCAGAGCCACGCCACATGCGCCACGGCCGCGACCCGCACCAGGGCTTCCAGGAGGCTTGTCCACTGGCGGCGCGTCATCAGAGGCTTTGCGGCAACGACCGCGTCAAGGTCCCGAACGAACTGCCGCGCTGGAAATGCATACCCTTCGAATTCGTCTGGCGGGAGGGACTCCACG
This portion of the Bradyrhizobium diazoefficiens genome encodes:
- a CDS encoding very short patch repair endonuclease, producing MADFLSPAERSARMARIRSNDTAPEVTLRRALHRLGLRYVLHKKGLPGKPDLVFPKHRTVVFVHGCFWHRHEGCKVASTPKSNTQFWTDKFDRNVARDAQVQDALLAQGWHVFVVWECDLQSKTRANLRAETLAADIRREPDIEKVRSKDFRFRQAHRRASVQKQKGRRHARRIPTSASANIK
- a CDS encoding ATP-binding protein, with product MSKLAVWLSDEIRSRVVETFAGGVSGGESRLIFHGPPLEILSEVYDLLTGQTNSLGLPILLQVAKHEPGAANPPIGASGRCDETHLLDLRNSPTASSYLALVPPRQHAIRSVSSTTDEFGVSGTSNGANVPFDEWWADTFVQRAVTASLTAAGASAEQWDSAAELVQRAMRAVDDVDQDKDSRQAAWRLMSRIFAVSDSLLTPSRGISLACGVPPMSDNKLSSSEQHASLDGVAAALSDGFRSGLATAIDAATADQKPLLEAFLQHIRSTCDVATALERAPEAFYAPAVGLSLVDPPVWWLGLTTELWAELLSDEPEITGDIRLECLNPLLPASKGVPLLVEAEVQFAIRAGVDGEEPIAVTVERSPGKNAGGFPGAIDVQGEAEFTDAAPPQHRSPIQYKASAENHRPGSVKVISLATWLPGIFVACRLARKIAAPKAPARRTRGANWETSVSLPGSGRYELLVFVSPGLTLGDRASGTAGGDDNGGDGSQELSLKEIRPGLHQLEVEADGSYQVDIAFDRTLPNGKVASETCRVFLSCEDVVEDGCRSEFERLIKLNRRHVDQLGSKPVVQLNRSARTSSLQGWMLQDEDVSLSHLPLVLAEDYGEQWVQPKWGEDTGRILSAGRFLQDPRPPASHFDPPSAFVDARRAIAALIRGPDDQSGLVEAAPLGEWLGRHESFPELIEQYLDAYAAWLKASPEVATWSDVVAIASLEPGGRTLSRVPDAILLSPLHPLRLAWHAVAQGVLEASASSGRPCPAVGVLDPGMVPDILRMPVVSPEGIEHVPFVAVESNSDYWSVLWNGMRLRTLPERSKHAPFGPALGLSVGGISTGFSASQVERALDDVSNVLCAKPVISVVVTSAGGATDSCNEGLVAWSGARYAEGGKLARRHASGPRRLDVFDTRTEAARPDEATIANLSEDTRNHVRWFSGHQGGTGLDLGIIAQLDSSEPEVSETPSLSALGAGGLIRHRVRRQLPGFFLSESRQARPAGTSGDPLADKVAACIGALENTGDQLAGLRFAPNVHAIGDMLEEKKTDFVAVSSSAVDPACFLGGWLPQSYLWDYDLPSYSHRAGDTNGYYLLSRVKASDRDGLRKVLSRLPSCEALDDARVEDILLEVARRGIPTIRGLAGDDTGATGDLGLFVAARLLQDRFRLGSSANSLLPVIGGSSDQPTISLVIPVDPFRGYLDDLSRALSKDRPDATLARPDLLVVGITLGSENTRIHLTPIEVKCRLGSVFPTADVKDALGQARSLADLLCTLAKEEEALSAWRLVYQHLLLSIIGFGMRVYSAHQDLAGASADWAGFHERIARAVLGANQNVTVDGRGRLIVVDDNPISDATDRDGDGFEETMVIGARDAGRIVAGDAQAFYDSVRAKVADWSMGAKSAGHADEAADTAIGGPSELVAEPIILADPNPAEVGADAASPDATPELIAEEMPPHPQADVVGSGVELALGMTVDGFEHRDVSLLLSDTRLNQLNMGVVGDLGTGKTQLLKSLVFQITSSGPSNRGIKPRILIFDYKRDYSSDDFVKATGARVVKPYHLPLNLFDTTGMEESMVPWLDRFRFFADVLDKIYSGIGPVQRDKLKRAVRNAYENHAARAPTIYDVHAAYADLLDGKSDSPMSIIDDLVDMEIFEPDPAKTKPFADFLDGAVVISLDALGQDDRSKNMLVAVMLNMFYESMLRTPKRPFVGTSPQLRAIDSYLLVDEADNIMRYEFDVLRKLLLQGREFGCGVILASQYLRHFKVNATDYREPLLTWFVHKVPNVTAAELSALGLASSAGEIAERIKVLPNHHCLYKSFDVAGQAIKGLPFYELMANRAKG